The DNA sequence GGCATCTTCGAGGATGAAGGTTTTCATCTGCAGGCAGCCGGACTGCCTTACGTTGTTGAATTAATTAGGCGTAACCTTCAGAAGGACTTTAGAATCTTCAGCCTCCTGGCCTTTTTAATATTCGGCTTTTTAATCTTTCAGATTTTTCGTTCAAAAAGTATCCTTTTAGGAACAATGCTATCCTGTCTGAATGCGGTTATGTGGACATTTAAGATAACGGATTTAATTGGTATTCCTATGGGCATTCTCACAGCGAATCTAGGTACGATTATTTTTGTTATGACACTTTCCCATATTATCTTTTTGACATTTAATTGGCGGATCTTCCGCTCTGATCCAAATAGTAAGAATCCTGTGGCTGACGCCATAGCACGAACACTGCCTCCTTCTATCTGGAGTATGCTGACAACGCTTTTAGGATTTTTAAGTTTGATGTCCGTATCAGCGAAACCTTTAAGGGAATTGGGTCACTCCGGTGCCCTCGGTTCTATAGTGGCGATCGTTGTGGCCTACGGTGTGTTTCCTACATTCTTAAGAGTGGCAAGCCAGCAGTCTGAGAAAAAAGGTAAGATTGAAAACTATGGAATAAAGACATATAAGTTTATTAACCTAGAAAAACAATTTATCATGCTGATCATTTTTGTCACCTGCCTTTTGACCTTACCGGGATTAAAAAGGCTTGATTCTGATCCGAGTCTTCTTTCTTACTTTTCTAAATCCAGTGAAATTCATAAGGGTCTAAGTTATATTGATCAAAACGGTGGCAGTAGTCCGCTTATTCTAGTTGTTGGTACAAAAAGTAAGGAGAAAATTCATTCGGACAAATCTTATAAGCAGCTATGGAATCTCCAGGAATCACTGGAGCAACACCGTGGCGTTGGCTCAGTCATATCCTTGCCCGTGCTCATTGCCCAAGCCGCAAAGACGCCTATTTTTGGCTGGCTTTTTCCGCGATCAATTCTGTTAAAAGCAATGGAGATGCCGACGAACGATAAGATTGCCAAGAGCTTTATAACAAAAGACCGTAAATATGGTCTCTTCTATCTGCGCATGATCGAATCATATCGTGTTCTGCCTCGCCTGGATGTTGTTGAAGAGATTAAATCCATAGCTGAGAATGAAGGCTTTCATACCGAAATCATCGGAGGCATATACAACCTGCAAGGACACTTAGCTAAGCTTGTTGCATCAAGTTTAGTAGGAGGACTGGGGAAACTTATTCTCCTTTTTGCTCTTATTACCTGGTTTATTTCGCGCTCTTTGCGTATGACCTTAGCTGTGGTAGCTAGTATTTCTATCATCCCCTTGACCATCCTGGGATGCTTTGGGGTATATCGAATCCCCTTAGA is a window from the Candidatus Omnitrophota bacterium genome containing:
- a CDS encoding MMPL family transporter, which gives rise to MSQEILHKHHFLPREVITFIIITILSGICLFNFVSLEPTVDNNFFFSSEDPQFQSEHLINSLFIRKDSQLIISATGNINGTGYHEKISELSKRLLEIDGVTNVNSLTHAGPGDVKAAFKSPLWKRLIVASNRKSTNLIVLLDENKVSLIIPEIEETMGIFEDEGFHLQAAGLPYVVELIRRNLQKDFRIFSLLAFLIFGFLIFQIFRSKSILLGTMLSCLNAVMWTFKITDLIGIPMGILTANLGTIIFVMTLSHIIFLTFNWRIFRSDPNSKNPVADAIARTLPPSIWSMLTTLLGFLSLMSVSAKPLRELGHSGALGSIVAIVVAYGVFPTFLRVASQQSEKKGKIENYGIKTYKFINLEKQFIMLIIFVTCLLTLPGLKRLDSDPSLLSYFSKSSEIHKGLSYIDQNGGSSPLILVVGTKSKEKIHSDKSYKQLWNLQESLEQHRGVGSVISLPVLIAQAAKTPIFGWLFPRSILLKAMEMPTNDKIAKSFITKDRKYGLFYLRMIESYRVLPRLDVVEEIKSIAENEGFHTEIIGGIYNLQGHLAKLVASSLVGGLGKLILLFALITWFISRSLRMTLAVVASISIIPLTILGCFGVYRIPLDIISAPASNVAIAMGIDSMIHMIKSFRRTRNWQTVRDELWQPILTSMFVVAAGFGIFLLSSFPPTQRFGGAILFGTVLAALTALYIMPLLFEYISLDKWRSLLKKKPKTTTST